The following are encoded in a window of Pan troglodytes isolate AG18354 chromosome 4, NHGRI_mPanTro3-v2.0_pri, whole genome shotgun sequence genomic DNA:
- the LOC107966375 gene encoding uncharacterized protein LOC107966375 isoform X2 — protein MIPTPCCGFSPRRCHCVSTVAGCVSTAAVLELPARLLTKMGGSLCCCGEGEGFFYRQNWQFPSLDSRDLIQAAHSTHSAIQLYSMHSGISHLLRKDLSFEKGDTFLPTFAGELPWFELPAGNEAEVQAEEKGVKPVAAELPGESSEQVIAIVEVSSRLYFGAITSSTVSCLVS, from the exons ATGATCCCAACCCCTTGCTGTGGATTCAGCCCCCGCCG CTGCCACTGTGTTTCAACTGTCGCTGGCTGTGTTTCAACTGCCGCTGTGTTGGAACTGCCAGCTAGACTCCTCACCAAAATGGGAGGTAGCCTCTGCTGCTGTGGTGAAGGTGAAG GCTTCTTCTACCGCCAGAATTGGCAGTTTCCCTCGCTGGATTCTCGGGACCTGATCCAGGCAGCACACTCG ACACACTCAGCGATTCAGCTCTACAGTATGCACTCTGGGATCTCCCATTTGCTAAGGAAAGATCTTAGCTTTGAGAAAGGTGACACTTTCCTCCCTACTTTTGCTGGAGAACTACCCTGGTTTGAGCTTCCTGCTGGAAATGAG GCAGAGGTACAGGCTGAGGAGAAAG GTGTCAAGCCTGTGGCAGCAGAGCTTCCTGGGGAGTCCTCAGAGCAAGTCATTGCCATTGTCGAA GTGTCTTCTAGGCTTTATTTTGGGGCCATTACCTCGAGCACTGTTTCTTGTCTGGTTTCCTAA
- the LOC107966375 gene encoding uncharacterized protein LOC107966375 isoform X7, translating into MKGVTKSFFYRQNWQFPSLDSRDLIQAAHSTHSAIQLYSMHSGISHLLRKDLSFEKGDTFLPTFAGELPWFELPAGNEAEVQAEEKGVKPVAAELPGESSEQVIAIVEVSSRLYFGAITSSTVSCLVS; encoded by the exons ATGAAAGGTGTTACCAAAA GCTTCTTCTACCGCCAGAATTGGCAGTTTCCCTCGCTGGATTCTCGGGACCTGATCCAGGCAGCACACTCG ACACACTCAGCGATTCAGCTCTACAGTATGCACTCTGGGATCTCCCATTTGCTAAGGAAAGATCTTAGCTTTGAGAAAGGTGACACTTTCCTCCCTACTTTTGCTGGAGAACTACCCTGGTTTGAGCTTCCTGCTGGAAATGAG GCAGAGGTACAGGCTGAGGAGAAAG GTGTCAAGCCTGTGGCAGCAGAGCTTCCTGGGGAGTCCTCAGAGCAAGTCATTGCCATTGTCGAA GTGTCTTCTAGGCTTTATTTTGGGGCCATTACCTCGAGCACTGTTTCTTGTCTGGTTTCCTAA
- the LOC107966375 gene encoding uncharacterized protein LOC107966375 isoform X3: MKMIRNERCYQNCHCVSTVAGCVSTAAVLELPARLLTKMGGSLCCCGEGEGFFYRQNWQFPSLDSRDLIQAAHSTHSAIQLYSMHSGISHLLRKDLSFEKGDTFLPTFAGELPWFELPAGNEAEVQAEEKGVKPVAAELPGESSEQVIAIVEVSSRLYFGAITSSTVSCLVS; encoded by the exons ATGAAGATGATAAGAAATGAAAGGTGTTACCAAAA CTGCCACTGTGTTTCAACTGTCGCTGGCTGTGTTTCAACTGCCGCTGTGTTGGAACTGCCAGCTAGACTCCTCACCAAAATGGGAGGTAGCCTCTGCTGCTGTGGTGAAGGTGAAG GCTTCTTCTACCGCCAGAATTGGCAGTTTCCCTCGCTGGATTCTCGGGACCTGATCCAGGCAGCACACTCG ACACACTCAGCGATTCAGCTCTACAGTATGCACTCTGGGATCTCCCATTTGCTAAGGAAAGATCTTAGCTTTGAGAAAGGTGACACTTTCCTCCCTACTTTTGCTGGAGAACTACCCTGGTTTGAGCTTCCTGCTGGAAATGAG GCAGAGGTACAGGCTGAGGAGAAAG GTGTCAAGCCTGTGGCAGCAGAGCTTCCTGGGGAGTCCTCAGAGCAAGTCATTGCCATTGTCGAA GTGTCTTCTAGGCTTTATTTTGGGGCCATTACCTCGAGCACTGTTTCTTGTCTGGTTTCCTAA
- the LOC107966375 gene encoding uncharacterized protein LOC107966375 isoform X4 yields MGRSGLTPHPAGQSHRLSRRGPSAHWGWQRRHPVRRGCSQNCHCVSTVAGCVSTAAVLELPARLLTKMGGSLCCCGEGEGFFYRQNWQFPSLDSRDLIQAAHSTHSAIQLYSMHSGISHLLRKDLSFEKGVKPVAAELPGESSEQVIAIVEVSSRLYFGAITSSTVSCLVS; encoded by the exons ATGGGGCGGTCGGGCTTAACGCCGCACCCCGCTGGCCAGAGCCACCGTCTCTCCAGACGCGGCCCCAGCGCCCACTGGGGATGGCAAAGACGACATCCGGTGCGCCGAGGCTGCTCACAAAA CTGCCACTGTGTTTCAACTGTCGCTGGCTGTGTTTCAACTGCCGCTGTGTTGGAACTGCCAGCTAGACTCCTCACCAAAATGGGAGGTAGCCTCTGCTGCTGTGGTGAAGGTGAAG GCTTCTTCTACCGCCAGAATTGGCAGTTTCCCTCGCTGGATTCTCGGGACCTGATCCAGGCAGCACACTCG ACACACTCAGCGATTCAGCTCTACAGTATGCACTCTGGGATCTCCCATTTGCTAAGGAAAGATCTTAGCTTTGAGAAAG GTGTCAAGCCTGTGGCAGCAGAGCTTCCTGGGGAGTCCTCAGAGCAAGTCATTGCCATTGTCGAA GTGTCTTCTAGGCTTTATTTTGGGGCCATTACCTCGAGCACTGTTTCTTGTCTGGTTTCCTAA
- the LOC107966375 gene encoding uncharacterized protein LOC107966375 isoform X5, with product MIPTPCCGFSPRRCHCVSTVAGCVSTAAVLELPARLLTKMGGSLCCCGEGEGFFYRQNWQFPSLDSRDLIQAAHSTHSAIQLYSMHSGISHLLRKDLSFEKGVKPVAAELPGESSEQVIAIVEVSSRLYFGAITSSTVSCLVS from the exons ATGATCCCAACCCCTTGCTGTGGATTCAGCCCCCGCCG CTGCCACTGTGTTTCAACTGTCGCTGGCTGTGTTTCAACTGCCGCTGTGTTGGAACTGCCAGCTAGACTCCTCACCAAAATGGGAGGTAGCCTCTGCTGCTGTGGTGAAGGTGAAG GCTTCTTCTACCGCCAGAATTGGCAGTTTCCCTCGCTGGATTCTCGGGACCTGATCCAGGCAGCACACTCG ACACACTCAGCGATTCAGCTCTACAGTATGCACTCTGGGATCTCCCATTTGCTAAGGAAAGATCTTAGCTTTGAGAAAG GTGTCAAGCCTGTGGCAGCAGAGCTTCCTGGGGAGTCCTCAGAGCAAGTCATTGCCATTGTCGAA GTGTCTTCTAGGCTTTATTTTGGGGCCATTACCTCGAGCACTGTTTCTTGTCTGGTTTCCTAA
- the LOC107966375 gene encoding uncharacterized protein LOC107966375 isoform X6, whose amino-acid sequence MKMIRNERCYQNCHCVSTVAGCVSTAAVLELPARLLTKMGGSLCCCGEGEGFFYRQNWQFPSLDSRDLIQAAHSTHSAIQLYSMHSGISHLLRKDLSFEKGVKPVAAELPGESSEQVIAIVEVSSRLYFGAITSSTVSCLVS is encoded by the exons ATGAAGATGATAAGAAATGAAAGGTGTTACCAAAA CTGCCACTGTGTTTCAACTGTCGCTGGCTGTGTTTCAACTGCCGCTGTGTTGGAACTGCCAGCTAGACTCCTCACCAAAATGGGAGGTAGCCTCTGCTGCTGTGGTGAAGGTGAAG GCTTCTTCTACCGCCAGAATTGGCAGTTTCCCTCGCTGGATTCTCGGGACCTGATCCAGGCAGCACACTCG ACACACTCAGCGATTCAGCTCTACAGTATGCACTCTGGGATCTCCCATTTGCTAAGGAAAGATCTTAGCTTTGAGAAAG GTGTCAAGCCTGTGGCAGCAGAGCTTCCTGGGGAGTCCTCAGAGCAAGTCATTGCCATTGTCGAA GTGTCTTCTAGGCTTTATTTTGGGGCCATTACCTCGAGCACTGTTTCTTGTCTGGTTTCCTAA
- the LOC107966375 gene encoding uncharacterized protein LOC107966375 isoform X1 — MGRSGLTPHPAGQSHRLSRRGPSAHWGWQRRHPVRRGCSQNCHCVSTVAGCVSTAAVLELPARLLTKMGGSLCCCGEGEGFFYRQNWQFPSLDSRDLIQAAHSTHSAIQLYSMHSGISHLLRKDLSFEKGDTFLPTFAGELPWFELPAGNEAEVQAEEKGVKPVAAELPGESSEQVIAIVEVSSRLYFGAITSSTVSCLVS; from the exons ATGGGGCGGTCGGGCTTAACGCCGCACCCCGCTGGCCAGAGCCACCGTCTCTCCAGACGCGGCCCCAGCGCCCACTGGGGATGGCAAAGACGACATCCGGTGCGCCGAGGCTGCTCACAAAA CTGCCACTGTGTTTCAACTGTCGCTGGCTGTGTTTCAACTGCCGCTGTGTTGGAACTGCCAGCTAGACTCCTCACCAAAATGGGAGGTAGCCTCTGCTGCTGTGGTGAAGGTGAAG GCTTCTTCTACCGCCAGAATTGGCAGTTTCCCTCGCTGGATTCTCGGGACCTGATCCAGGCAGCACACTCG ACACACTCAGCGATTCAGCTCTACAGTATGCACTCTGGGATCTCCCATTTGCTAAGGAAAGATCTTAGCTTTGAGAAAGGTGACACTTTCCTCCCTACTTTTGCTGGAGAACTACCCTGGTTTGAGCTTCCTGCTGGAAATGAG GCAGAGGTACAGGCTGAGGAGAAAG GTGTCAAGCCTGTGGCAGCAGAGCTTCCTGGGGAGTCCTCAGAGCAAGTCATTGCCATTGTCGAA GTGTCTTCTAGGCTTTATTTTGGGGCCATTACCTCGAGCACTGTTTCTTGTCTGGTTTCCTAA